A genomic window from Myotis daubentonii chromosome 4, mMyoDau2.1, whole genome shotgun sequence includes:
- the TRIM72 gene encoding tripartite motif-containing protein 72 has translation MSAAPGLLRQELSCPLCLQLFDAPVTAECGHSFCRACLSRVAGEPGADGTAPCPSCQAPTRPQALSTNLQLARLVEGLAQVPQGHCEEHLDPLSIYCEQDRALVCGVCASLGSHRGHRLLPAAEAHARLKTQLPQQKLQLQEACARKEKSVAVLEHQLLEVEETVRQFQEAVGEQLGKMRLFLSALEGSLDREAERVRSEAGVALRKELGSLNSYLEQLRQMEKVLEEVADKPQTEFLMKYCLVTSRLQKILAESPPPARLDIQLPVISDDFKFQVWRKMFRALMPVKELTFDPSTAHPSLVLSPCGRRAECSEQKAPPAGEDPRQFDKAVAVVARQLLAEGEHYWEVAVGDKPRWALGVMAAQAGRRGRLHTVPSQGFWLLGQREGKILEAHVEAKEPRALRNVERRPARVGVYLSFGDGVLSFYDASDADALELLFAFHERLPGPVYPFFDVCWHDKGKNAQPLLLVAPEGQEA, from the exons ATGTCGGCTGCGCCCGGTCTCCTGCGCCAGGAGCTGTCCTGCCCGCTGTGTTTGCAGCTGTTCGATGCGCCGGTGACAGCAGAGTGCGGCCACAGCTTCTGCCGCGCCTGCCTGAGCCGAGTGGCCGGGGAGCCGGGGGCGGACGGCACGGCGCCTTGCCCGTCCTGTCAGGCACCCACGCGGCCGCAGGCGCTCAGCACCAACCTGCAGCTGGCGCGCCTGGTGGAGGGGCTGGCACAGGTGCCGCAGGGCCACTGCGAGGAGCACCTAGACCCGCTCAGCATCTACTGCGAGCAGGACCGCGCGCTCGTGTGCGGCGTGTGCGCCTCGCTGGGTTCCCACCGCGGCCACCGCCTGCTGCCCGCAGCTGAAGCCCACGCGCGCCTCAAG ACCCAGCTCCCCCAGCAGAagctgcagctgcaggaggcATGTGCGCGCAAGGAGAAGAGTGTGGCTGTGCTGGAGCACCAGCtcttggaggtggag GAGACAGTGCGTCAGTTCCAGGAGGCGGTGGGCGAGCAGCTGGGCAAGATGCGGCTGTTCCTGTCCGCACTGGAGGGCTCCTTGGACCGGGAGGCGGAGCGGGTGCGGAGCGAGGCGGGGGTCGCCTTGCGGAAGGAGCTGGGGAGCCTGAACTCTTACCTGGAGCAGCTGCGGCAGATGGAGAAGgtgctggaggaggtggcagacAAGCCGCAGACTGAGTTCCTCATG aaATACTGCCTGGTGACCAGCAG GCTGCAGAAGATCCTGGCAGAGTCCCCGCCGCCTGCCCGTCTGGACATCCAGCTGCCTGTCATCTCAGATGACTTCAAATTCCAGGTGTGGAGGAAGATGTTCCGTGCTCTGATGCCAG TGAAGGAGCTGACCTTCGACCCGAGCACAGCCCACCCGAGCCTGGTGCTGTCCCCCTGCGGCCGCCGCGCCGAGTGCTCGGAGCAGAAGGCGCCGCCGGCCGGCGAGGACCCGCGCCAGTTCGACAAGGCGGTGGCGGTGGTGGCGCGGCAGCTGCTGGCCGAGGGCGAGCACTACTGGGAGGTGGCGGTGGGCGACAAGCCGCGCTGGGCGCTGGGCGTGATGGCGGCCCAGGCCGGCCGCCGCGGCCGGCTGCACACCGTGCCCTCGCAGGGCTTCTGGCTGCTCGGCCAGCGGGAGGGCAAGATCCTGGAGGCGCACGTGGAGGCCAAGGAGCCGCGCGCCCTGCGCAACGTGGAGCGGCGGCCGGCGCGCGTCGGGGTCTATCTCAGCTTCGGCGACGGCGTCCTCTCCTTCTACGACGCCAGCGACGCGGACGCGCTGGAGCTGCTCTTCGCCTTCCACGAGCGCCTGCCGGGGCCCGTGTACCCCTTCTTCGACGTGTGCTGGCACGACAAGGGCAAGAATGCGCAGCCGCTGCTGCTCGTGGCGCCCGAGGGCCAGGAGGCCTGA
- the PYDC1 gene encoding pyrin domain-containing protein 1 isoform X2: protein MGKKRDAILDALENLTADELKKFKLKLGAAPLREGFRHIPRGALGPLDAVDLTDKLVAFYCEDYGAEVTEAVLRDMGMQEEAERLGGAA, encoded by the coding sequence ATGGGGAAGAAGCGCGACGCCATCCTGGACGCGCTGGAGAACCTGACGGCGGACGAGCTCAAGAAGTTCAAGCTGAAGCTGGGGGCGGCGCCGCTGCGCGAAGGCTTCCGCCACATCCCGCGGGGCGCGCTCGGGCCGCTGGACGCCGTGGACCTCACCGACAAGCTGGTCGCCTTCTACTGCGAGGACTACGGCGCCGAGGTCACCGAGGCGGTGCTGCGCGacatgggcatgcaggaggaggcgGAGCGGCTGGGGGGCGCCGCGTGA
- the PYDC1 gene encoding pyrin domain-containing protein 1 isoform X1, whose protein sequence is MGKKRDAILDALENLTADELKKFKLKLGAAPLREGFRHIPRGALGPLDAVDLTDKLVAFYCEDYGAEVTEAVLRDMGMQEEAERLGGAA, encoded by the exons ATGGGGAAGAAGCGCGACGCCATCCTGGACGCGCTGGAGAACCTGACGGCGGACGAGCTCAAGAAGTTCAAGCTGAAGCTGGGGGCGGCGCCGCTGCGCGAAGGCTTCCGCCACATCCCGCGGGGCGCGCTCGGGCCGCTGGACGCCGTGGACCTCACCGACAAGCTGGTCGCCTTCTACTGCGAGGACTACGGCGCCGAGGTCACCGAGGCGGTGCTGCGCGacatgggcatgcaggaggaggcgGAGCGGCTGGGGGGCGCCGC ATGA
- the PYCARD gene encoding apoptosis-associated speck-like protein containing a CARD produces MAGRRDAILDALEELTADELKKFKMKLLSVPLRDGYGRIPRGALLPMDAVDLTDKLVSCYLEAYAAELTVQVLRDMGMQDTAERLRAPARAPGSGPAPAGIQASPPQVPATPAPHFVDRHREALIQRVTDVNGVLDALYGSILREEQYQAVRAEATNPDKMRKLFSYAPAWNLACKDRLLQALRVTQPYLVDDLERS; encoded by the exons ATGGCGGGCAGGCGGGACGCCATCCTGGATGCGCTGGAGGAGCTGACCGCCGATGAGCTCAAGAAGTTCAAGATGAAGCTGCTCTCCGTGCCCCTGCGCGACGGCTACGGGCGCATCCCGCGGGGGGCACTGCTGCCCATGGACGCCGTGGACCTGACCGACAAGCTCGTCAGCTGCTACCTGGAGGCCTACGCCGCCGAGCTCACCGTCCAGGTGCTGCGCGACATGGGCATGCAGGACACCGCGGAGCGGCTGCGggccccggcccgggccccgg GCTCTGGACCCGCGCCAGCAGGGATCCAGGCCTCTCCTCCCCAGGTGCCAGCCACACCAG CCCCGCACTTTGTGGACCGGCACCGGGAGGCCCTCATTCAGCGGGTCACCGACGTGAACGGCGTGCTGGATGCTCTGTACGGGAGCATCCTGAGGGAGGAGCAGTACCAGGCAGTGCGGGCGGAGGCCACCAATCCAGACAAGATGCGGAAGCTCTTCAGCTATGCTCCAGCCTGGAACCTGGCCTGCAAAGATCGGCTCCTTCAGGCCTTGAGGGTCACCCAACCCTACTTGGTGGACGACCTGGAAAGGAGCTGA